Proteins from a single region of Bogoriella caseilytica:
- the rbfA gene encoding 30S ribosome-binding factor RbfA, whose product MSDAPRARRLADRIQQIVAGMLDTRIKDPRLGFVTVTDVRVTGDLQHATVFYTVLGSDEERESTAAALESAKGLLRSEVGQQTGVRLTPTLEFIPDALPESAASIEEALRAARERDAELAARAAAAQPAGDADPYRKPGEHADSEGGEHQA is encoded by the coding sequence ATGAGTGATGCTCCCCGCGCGCGCCGCCTGGCCGATCGCATCCAGCAGATCGTGGCCGGCATGCTCGACACCCGAATCAAGGACCCGCGCCTGGGATTCGTCACCGTCACCGATGTGCGCGTGACCGGCGACCTCCAGCACGCCACCGTCTTCTACACCGTGCTGGGCTCCGATGAGGAGCGCGAGAGCACCGCCGCGGCACTGGAGTCCGCCAAGGGCCTGCTGCGTTCCGAGGTGGGACAACAGACCGGTGTCCGGCTGACCCCCACCCTGGAGTTCATCCCCGATGCGCTTCCGGAGTCGGCGGCCTCCATCGAGGAGGCGCTCCGTGCTGCTCGTGAACGCGACGCCGAGCTGGCTGCCCGGGCAGCGGCAGCCCAGCCCGCCGGAGACGCGGACCCCTACCGCAAGCCGGGCGAGCACGCTGACAGTGAGGGCGGCGAGCACCAGGCGTGA
- a CDS encoding polyribonucleotide nucleotidyltransferase gives MEGPEITSAEAVIDNGRFGTRTVRFETGRLARQAAGAVVAYLDDETMVLSATTVGKQPKDHFDFFPLTVDVEERQYAAGKIPGSFFRREGRPSTEAILACRLIDRPLRPTFAKGLRNEVQVVETVMAAHPDDAYDVLAINGASISTQISGLPFSGPIGGTRIALIEGQWVAFPRYSELEKAVFSMVVAGRMVGDDVAIMMVEAEATDNAWELISAGAPKPTEEVVAEGLEAVKPFIKSLCAAQAELAAAAAKPTAEIPRFLDYQDDAYSAVENHVRADLAEAIAIADKQTRERKLDEIKDDVLSALGAQFEGREKELSAAFRSATKTAVRQRVLTEGVRIDGRGLKDIRTLSAEVEVIPRVHGSALFERGETQILGVTTLNMLRMEQQIDSLSPVTRKRYMHNYNFPPYSTGETGRVGSPKRREIGHGALAERALMPVLPSREEFPYAIRQVSEALGSNGSTSMGSVCASTLSLLNAGVPLRAAVAGIAMGLMSDEVDGETRYAALTDILGAEDAFGDMDFKVAGTREFITAIQLDTKLDGIPASVLGAALTQARDARVYILDVMNEAIDAPDEMAPTAPRVLTVKVPVDKIGEVIGPKGKMINQIQEDTGADLTIEDDGTVYIGAVDGPSAEAARNAVNAIANPQMPEVGERFVGTVVKTTSFGAFVSLSPGKDGLLHISQVRRLVGGKRIDAVEDVLGVGQQVQVELAEIDPRGKLSLHAVVEGEESEGEAESAPAESGQSEPEGNEAASSEGTERPRSGGRNRRRTRTRSED, from the coding sequence ATGGAGGGACCCGAAATCACGTCCGCTGAAGCCGTCATCGACAATGGCCGCTTCGGCACCCGCACCGTCCGCTTCGAGACCGGTCGCCTGGCCCGCCAGGCCGCCGGCGCCGTCGTCGCCTACCTCGACGACGAGACCATGGTGCTCTCCGCCACCACGGTGGGTAAGCAGCCGAAGGACCACTTCGACTTCTTCCCGCTCACCGTGGACGTCGAAGAGCGTCAGTACGCCGCCGGCAAGATCCCCGGCTCCTTCTTCCGCCGCGAGGGCCGCCCCTCGACCGAGGCGATCCTGGCCTGCCGCCTGATCGACCGGCCGCTGCGTCCCACCTTCGCCAAGGGCCTGCGCAATGAGGTCCAGGTGGTCGAGACCGTCATGGCCGCCCACCCGGACGACGCCTACGACGTGCTCGCCATCAACGGCGCCTCGATCTCCACCCAGATCTCCGGCCTGCCCTTCTCCGGCCCGATCGGCGGCACCCGCATCGCCCTGATCGAGGGCCAGTGGGTGGCTTTCCCGCGTTACAGCGAGCTCGAGAAGGCCGTGTTCTCGATGGTCGTGGCCGGCCGCATGGTGGGCGACGACGTCGCGATCATGATGGTCGAGGCTGAGGCCACTGACAACGCCTGGGAGCTCATCAGCGCCGGCGCCCCCAAGCCCACCGAAGAGGTGGTGGCCGAGGGCCTCGAGGCTGTCAAGCCCTTCATCAAGTCCCTGTGCGCCGCTCAGGCCGAGCTCGCCGCTGCGGCCGCGAAGCCCACCGCCGAGATCCCGCGCTTCCTGGACTACCAGGACGACGCCTACTCCGCCGTCGAGAACCACGTGCGCGCCGACCTCGCTGAGGCGATCGCGATCGCCGACAAGCAGACCCGCGAGCGCAAGCTCGACGAGATCAAGGACGACGTCCTGTCCGCCCTGGGTGCCCAGTTCGAAGGCCGGGAGAAGGAGCTCTCCGCTGCCTTCCGCTCCGCCACCAAGACCGCCGTCCGTCAGCGTGTGCTCACCGAGGGTGTGCGCATCGACGGTCGCGGCCTGAAGGACATCCGCACCCTCTCGGCCGAGGTCGAGGTCATTCCCCGCGTGCACGGCTCAGCCCTGTTCGAGCGTGGTGAGACCCAGATCCTGGGTGTGACCACGCTGAACATGCTGCGCATGGAACAGCAGATCGACTCGCTCTCCCCGGTGACGCGCAAGCGCTACATGCACAACTACAACTTCCCGCCGTACTCCACCGGTGAGACCGGCCGCGTGGGTTCGCCCAAGCGCCGCGAGATCGGTCACGGTGCCCTCGCCGAGCGTGCCCTCATGCCGGTCCTGCCGAGCCGCGAGGAGTTCCCCTACGCGATCCGTCAGGTCTCCGAGGCGCTCGGCTCCAACGGCTCCACCTCGATGGGCTCGGTCTGTGCCTCGACCCTGTCGCTGCTCAACGCCGGTGTGCCGCTGCGCGCCGCCGTGGCCGGTATCGCCATGGGCCTGATGTCCGACGAGGTGGACGGTGAGACCCGTTACGCGGCGCTGACCGACATCCTCGGTGCCGAGGACGCCTTCGGTGACATGGACTTCAAGGTTGCCGGCACGCGCGAGTTCATCACTGCGATTCAGCTGGACACCAAGCTCGACGGTATCCCCGCCTCGGTGCTGGGTGCGGCGCTGACGCAGGCCCGCGATGCCCGTGTCTACATCCTCGATGTGATGAACGAGGCCATCGACGCTCCGGACGAGATGGCGCCGACCGCGCCGCGCGTGCTGACCGTCAAGGTCCCGGTCGACAAGATCGGTGAGGTCATCGGCCCCAAGGGCAAGATGATCAACCAGATCCAGGAGGACACCGGCGCGGACCTCACCATCGAGGACGACGGCACCGTCTACATCGGCGCCGTCGACGGCCCTTCGGCCGAGGCGGCACGCAACGCGGTCAACGCCATCGCCAACCCCCAGATGCCCGAGGTGGGCGAGCGCTTCGTCGGAACGGTCGTCAAGACCACGTCCTTCGGTGCTTTCGTCTCGCTCTCGCCGGGCAAGGACGGCCTGCTGCACATCTCCCAGGTGCGTCGTCTCGTGGGCGGCAAGCGCATCGACGCCGTCGAGGACGTGCTCGGCGTCGGCCAGCAGGTCCAGGTCGAGCTCGCCGAGATCGACCCGCGCGGCAAGCTCTCGCTGCACGCGGTGGTCGAGGGCGAGGAGTCTGAGGGCGAGGCGGAGTCCGCTCCGGCGGAGTCCGGCCAGTCCGAGCCAGAGGGCAACGAGGCTGCCTCCTCCGAGGGCACGGAGCGCCCGCGCAGCGGCGGACGCAACCGCCGCCGTACCCGCACCCGCTCCGAGGACTGA
- the infB gene encoding translation initiation factor IF-2 yields MAKVRVHELAKELGTDSKTVLAKLREQGEFVKSASSTIEAPVVRRLREAFPKQENGAAQQDTTKPAPKKPAPQKPGPKPAAAPAAPAEPEQDASGAAPSEAAAAPAVPAPRKPGPKPTPEPAAEAPAPERPEAPAAAQTQEGGETPAAPEKPAARPGSAAPKPGAKPGAPRPGNNPFASSQGMPRSGSRRDGGRDGAREGGKDSGRPGAPRPGNNPFASSQGMPRPGGSGGPRPGGGQGAPGGAPRPAPRPGGARPNPGMMPGQSAVGRPGAPARGGGAGGGRGRGGPGGGRGAPGAGGPGGGSGFGPPRSGGGPRRGAGGRGGTQGAFGRPGGKPARGRKSKRAKRQEFEQQSAPSIGGVQIPRGDGNTEVRIRAGASLADFADKIDANPASLVTVLFHLGEMATATQSLDEDTFQALGAELGYKIQIVSPEDEDRALLESFDIDLAAEEAGEGEEELEARPPVVTVMGHVDHGKTKLLDAIRSTDVVSGEHGGITQHIGAYQVHHEHEDIERALTFIDTPGHEAFTAMRARGADVTDIAILVVAADDGVMPQTIEALNHAQAAGVPIVVAVNKVDKEGANPDKIRQQLTEYQLVAEEYGGDTMFVNVSALQRKGIDDLLEAVLLTADAALELTANPNKDARGVAIEANLDKGRGSVATVLVQSGTLRVGDAIVAGTAHGRVRAMFDEHGEPLSEAGPARPVQVLGLQSVPRAGDTFLAAPDDRTARQIADKRAAAERAATLAKRRKRVSLEDFTQALEDGKVDHLNLILKGDVSGAVEALEDALLKIEVGDDVALRIIHRGVGAITQNDVNLATVDNAIIIGFNVRPAERVTELADREGVELKFYSVIYDAIDEVEQSLKGMLKPEYEEVQLGTAEIRAIFRSSKAGNIAGSIVRSGIIRRNANARLVRNGNVVEDKLSIQSLRREKDDVTEVREGFECGIGLGKGIDIAEGDIVEIYETREKPRD; encoded by the coding sequence GTGGCAAAGGTCCGCGTACACGAGCTCGCGAAAGAGCTCGGCACCGATTCCAAGACGGTGCTCGCGAAGCTCCGCGAACAGGGCGAATTCGTGAAGTCGGCATCGTCGACGATCGAAGCCCCGGTGGTCCGCCGGTTGCGGGAGGCGTTCCCCAAGCAGGAGAACGGCGCCGCCCAGCAGGACACCACGAAGCCGGCCCCGAAGAAGCCGGCACCCCAGAAGCCCGGCCCCAAGCCGGCCGCCGCTCCGGCAGCCCCGGCCGAGCCCGAGCAGGATGCCTCGGGCGCAGCGCCGTCCGAGGCCGCCGCGGCCCCGGCTGTGCCGGCACCGCGCAAGCCCGGCCCCAAGCCGACACCCGAGCCCGCTGCCGAGGCACCCGCCCCGGAGCGACCCGAGGCTCCTGCCGCTGCGCAGACCCAGGAGGGCGGCGAGACGCCTGCCGCGCCGGAGAAGCCAGCAGCCCGGCCCGGTTCCGCGGCACCCAAGCCCGGCGCCAAGCCCGGCGCACCGCGCCCGGGTAACAACCCCTTCGCCAGCTCCCAGGGCATGCCCCGTTCGGGCAGCCGGCGTGATGGCGGGCGTGACGGCGCCCGCGAGGGCGGCAAGGACTCCGGACGCCCCGGCGCACCGCGCCCGGGCAACAACCCCTTCGCCAGCTCCCAGGGCATGCCCCGCCCCGGTGGTTCCGGTGGCCCTCGCCCCGGTGGCGGCCAGGGCGCACCCGGTGGGGCTCCGCGCCCCGCCCCGCGACCCGGTGGTGCCCGCCCGAACCCGGGGATGATGCCGGGTCAGTCCGCAGTCGGGCGCCCCGGTGCCCCGGCACGCGGTGGCGGCGCCGGTGGCGGTCGCGGACGTGGCGGCCCTGGCGGCGGCCGCGGTGCTCCCGGTGCCGGTGGCCCCGGAGGCGGCAGCGGTTTCGGCCCGCCCCGCAGCGGCGGCGGTCCGCGTCGTGGCGCTGGTGGGCGTGGTGGCACGCAGGGAGCCTTCGGGCGTCCGGGCGGCAAGCCGGCTCGTGGGCGGAAGTCCAAGCGCGCCAAGCGCCAGGAGTTCGAGCAGCAGTCGGCACCGTCGATCGGTGGCGTCCAGATCCCTCGTGGTGACGGCAACACCGAGGTGCGGATCCGCGCCGGTGCCTCCTTGGCGGACTTCGCGGACAAGATCGACGCGAACCCCGCCTCGCTGGTCACGGTGCTCTTCCACCTCGGCGAGATGGCTACGGCCACTCAGTCGCTGGACGAGGACACCTTCCAGGCGCTCGGCGCCGAGCTGGGTTACAAGATCCAGATCGTCTCGCCCGAGGACGAGGACCGTGCCCTGCTCGAGTCCTTCGACATCGACCTGGCTGCCGAAGAGGCGGGCGAGGGCGAGGAGGAACTGGAAGCACGTCCTCCAGTGGTGACCGTGATGGGTCACGTCGACCACGGTAAGACCAAGCTGCTCGACGCGATCCGCTCCACCGACGTCGTCTCCGGTGAGCACGGTGGGATCACCCAGCACATCGGTGCGTACCAGGTCCACCACGAGCACGAGGACATCGAGCGCGCGCTGACCTTCATCGACACCCCCGGTCACGAGGCCTTCACGGCCATGCGTGCGCGTGGTGCCGACGTCACCGACATCGCGATCCTCGTGGTCGCCGCCGATGACGGCGTCATGCCGCAGACCATTGAGGCGCTCAACCACGCGCAGGCTGCGGGTGTGCCGATCGTGGTTGCGGTGAACAAGGTGGACAAGGAGGGGGCCAACCCCGACAAGATCCGCCAGCAGCTGACGGAGTACCAGCTCGTCGCCGAGGAGTACGGCGGCGACACCATGTTCGTGAACGTCTCCGCGCTGCAGCGCAAGGGCATCGACGACCTCCTCGAGGCCGTCCTGCTCACCGCGGATGCGGCTCTGGAACTCACCGCCAACCCCAACAAGGACGCCCGGGGCGTGGCGATCGAAGCCAACCTCGACAAGGGGCGCGGCTCGGTTGCCACGGTGCTGGTGCAGTCCGGGACGCTGCGCGTCGGCGATGCCATCGTCGCGGGCACGGCCCACGGCCGCGTGCGGGCCATGTTCGACGAACACGGTGAGCCCTTGTCCGAGGCGGGTCCGGCCCGTCCGGTCCAGGTGCTCGGATTGCAGTCCGTGCCGCGAGCCGGTGACACCTTCCTCGCAGCGCCGGACGACCGGACTGCCCGCCAGATCGCCGACAAGCGAGCCGCCGCGGAGCGCGCCGCGACCTTGGCCAAGCGCCGCAAGCGCGTCTCCCTGGAGGACTTCACGCAGGCTCTGGAGGACGGGAAGGTCGATCACCTCAACCTCATCCTCAAGGGCGATGTCTCCGGTGCCGTGGAGGCGCTGGAGGACGCCCTGCTCAAGATCGAGGTCGGCGACGACGTCGCGCTGCGGATCATCCACCGCGGTGTGGGTGCCATCACGCAGAACGACGTCAACCTCGCCACGGTCGACAACGCGATCATCATCGGCTTCAACGTGCGCCCGGCTGAGCGCGTGACGGAGCTGGCTGACCGCGAGGGCGTGGAACTGAAGTTCTACTCGGTCATCTACGACGCCATCGACGAGGTCGAGCAGTCCCTCAAGGGCATGCTCAAGCCGGAGTACGAAGAGGTCCAGCTCGGTACCGCCGAGATCCGGGCGATCTTCCGCTCCTCGAAGGCCGGCAACATCGCTGGTTCGATCGTGCGCTCGGGCATCATCCGACGCAATGCGAATGCCCGCCTGGTGCGCAACGGCAACGTGGTGGAGGACAAGCTCTCCATCCAGTCGCTGCGCCGTGAGAAGGACGACGTCACCGAGGTCCGTGAGGGCTTCGAGTGCGGTATCGGCCTGGGCAAGGGGATCGACATCGCCGAGGGCGACATCGTCGAGATCTACGAGACCCGCGAGAAGCCCCGCGACTGA
- the rpsO gene encoding 30S ribosomal protein S15 encodes MALAADIKQQIIAEYATHEGDTGSPEVQVALLSRRISDLTEHFKTHKHDHHSRRGLMLLIGKRKRLLAHVAAEDIERYRALIARLGLRR; translated from the coding sequence ATGGCCCTCGCAGCCGACATCAAGCAGCAGATCATCGCCGAGTACGCCACCCACGAAGGGGACACCGGTTCGCCGGAGGTCCAGGTGGCTCTGCTCAGCCGCCGTATCTCGGATCTGACCGAGCACTTCAAGACCCACAAGCACGACCACCACTCCCGTCGCGGCCTGATGCTGCTGATCGGTAAGCGCAAGCGCCTCCTCGCCCACGTGGCAGCCGAGGACATCGAGCGCTACCGTGCGCTGATCGCCCGCCTCGGCCTGCGCCGGTAA
- the nusA gene encoding transcription termination factor NusA — protein MDVDMTALRMIESERGLSLDVLVGAIEEALLMAYQRTPGAVEQARVEVDRRTGRVAVWAAELDENDQRIGEFDDTPSGFGRVAASTARSVILQRLRSAEDDQVMGSFRDKTGELVSGVVQQGRDPRMVYVDLGEIEAVLPPHEQVPSETYRHGDRLRAFVVEVARGAKGPSVTLSRTHPNLVKKLFALEAPEVADGSVEIVALAREAGHRSKMAVRSTVPGLNAKGACIGPMGQRVRAVMAELGGEKIDIIDYSDRPAAFVGNALSPARVSSVEVVDEAAKTARVVVPDFQLSLAIGKEGQNARLAARLTGWKIDIHSDTETQAEPMSAAPETGGV, from the coding sequence ATGGACGTCGACATGACAGCCCTGCGGATGATCGAGTCCGAGCGTGGTCTGAGCCTGGATGTGCTGGTGGGCGCGATCGAAGAAGCGCTCCTGATGGCGTACCAGCGCACTCCCGGCGCGGTCGAGCAAGCTCGGGTGGAGGTCGATCGGCGAACGGGTCGCGTGGCGGTCTGGGCTGCTGAACTCGACGAGAACGATCAGCGCATCGGTGAGTTCGACGACACCCCCTCCGGCTTCGGCCGAGTCGCGGCGTCGACGGCCCGCTCAGTGATCCTGCAGCGGCTCCGCAGCGCCGAGGACGATCAGGTGATGGGCTCCTTCCGGGACAAGACCGGCGAACTGGTCTCCGGCGTGGTCCAGCAGGGCCGCGATCCGCGCATGGTCTACGTCGACCTCGGCGAGATCGAGGCGGTGCTTCCTCCGCACGAGCAGGTGCCCAGCGAGACGTACCGGCATGGCGATCGGCTCCGTGCCTTCGTGGTGGAGGTCGCCCGCGGCGCCAAGGGCCCCTCCGTCACGCTCTCGCGTACCCATCCCAACCTGGTCAAGAAGCTCTTTGCTCTCGAGGCCCCGGAGGTGGCCGACGGCAGCGTCGAGATTGTGGCACTCGCCCGGGAGGCCGGGCATCGCTCAAAGATGGCGGTGCGCTCCACCGTGCCGGGTCTGAACGCCAAGGGCGCCTGCATCGGACCGATGGGCCAGCGGGTGCGCGCGGTCATGGCCGAACTCGGTGGCGAGAAGATCGACATCATCGACTACTCCGACCGACCGGCCGCCTTCGTGGGCAACGCGCTCTCGCCGGCGCGAGTCTCCAGCGTGGAGGTCGTCGATGAGGCGGCCAAGACCGCGCGTGTGGTGGTGCCGGACTTCCAGCTCTCCCTCGCCATCGGCAAGGAGGGTCAGAACGCCCGGCTTGCCGCCCGATTGACTGGCTGGAAGATCGATATCCACTCCGATACCGAGACCCAGGCGGAGCCGATGTCCGCCGCGCCAGAGACCGGCGGGGTGTGA
- the rimP gene encoding ribosome maturation factor RimP produces the protein MSSNSDLLERIRAVVRPAVHDADLYLEDLTVANAGRRTVVRVVVDLPDGPGGVSSDQLGDVSRAVSAALDEADPIAGQHTLEVTTPGVDRPLSEPRHYRRNTGRLLRVTTTSGSSLTGRLTEADDETAVLDVEGTPQHIAYSDVATAHVEVEFKKEG, from the coding sequence ATGAGTAGCAATTCGGACCTCCTTGAGCGCATCCGCGCCGTCGTCCGCCCAGCGGTGCATGACGCCGACCTCTATCTTGAAGACCTCACGGTGGCCAACGCCGGCCGGCGCACCGTGGTGCGGGTGGTCGTCGACCTCCCCGACGGTCCCGGTGGCGTGAGCTCCGACCAGCTCGGCGATGTGTCGCGGGCGGTCTCTGCCGCGCTGGACGAGGCTGACCCGATCGCGGGTCAGCACACGCTCGAGGTCACCACCCCGGGTGTGGATCGCCCCCTGAGCGAACCGCGGCACTATCGCCGCAATACCGGCCGCCTCCTGCGCGTGACCACCACCTCCGGCTCCTCGCTGACCGGCCGGCTCACCGAGGCCGACGACGAGACAGCCGTGCTTGATGTCGAGGGCACACCCCAGCACATCGCGTACTCCGACGTGGCCACCGCGCACGTCGAGGTCGAGTTCAAGAAGGAGGGCTGA
- a CDS encoding bifunctional riboflavin kinase/FAD synthetase — MQVWHSVDEVPADFGATVVVLGVFDGVHRGHQQVLSAAVAHAEAHGLRSVAITFDPHPATVHRPELDFTLIASLTDRLERLEATGLNGVLVIPYSLEFARATPEEFVGRYMVELLHARQVVVGEDVRFGRDNAGDQRTMVALGREFGFDVEVIADLTCPETGRRWSSTWVRECLADGDVAEAAHVLGRPHRVRGEVVHGAKRGRDLGYPTANLRADDLGVVPADGVYAGWLIRPEHPPAAGVRKRLPAAVSVGTNPTFTTGGEPERTVEAYVLGRTDLDLYGEEVVVELVERLRGQVAFDGIPALLEQMARDVERVAQILESN, encoded by the coding sequence TTGCAGGTCTGGCATTCCGTTGACGAGGTCCCCGCCGACTTCGGCGCGACAGTCGTGGTTCTCGGCGTCTTCGACGGCGTTCACCGCGGGCACCAGCAGGTGCTGAGCGCTGCCGTGGCGCATGCCGAGGCGCACGGTCTCCGCTCGGTGGCGATCACCTTCGATCCGCATCCGGCCACCGTGCACCGGCCCGAACTGGACTTCACCCTGATCGCCTCCCTGACCGATCGTCTGGAGCGCCTCGAGGCCACGGGCCTCAACGGGGTGCTGGTGATTCCGTACTCCCTGGAGTTCGCCCGGGCGACCCCGGAGGAGTTCGTCGGCCGCTACATGGTCGAGTTGCTGCACGCGCGGCAGGTCGTGGTGGGGGAGGACGTTCGCTTCGGCCGGGACAATGCCGGTGACCAGCGCACCATGGTTGCCCTGGGGCGTGAGTTCGGGTTCGACGTCGAGGTCATCGCGGATCTCACCTGCCCGGAGACCGGACGGCGCTGGTCCTCCACCTGGGTGCGCGAGTGTCTGGCCGACGGCGATGTCGCTGAGGCCGCCCACGTCCTCGGCCGCCCGCACCGGGTGCGGGGCGAAGTGGTCCACGGCGCCAAACGGGGCCGCGACCTGGGGTATCCGACAGCCAATCTCCGCGCAGACGATCTCGGGGTGGTCCCCGCCGACGGCGTGTACGCCGGGTGGCTCATCCGGCCTGAACACCCGCCGGCCGCCGGCGTCCGCAAGCGTCTGCCTGCCGCCGTCTCCGTGGGCACCAACCCCACGTTCACCACCGGCGGCGAACCCGAGCGCACCGTGGAGGCCTACGTCCTCGGGCGCACGGATCTGGATCTCTACGGTGAGGAGGTCGTGGTCGAGCTCGTCGAACGACTGCGGGGTCAGGTGGCCTTCGACGGAATCCCGGCGCTACTGGAGCAGATGGCCCGCGACGTCGAGCGCGTGGCCCAGATCCTTGAGTCGAACTGA
- the truB gene encoding tRNA pseudouridine(55) synthase TruB, whose protein sequence is MTADHGLVIIDKPAGLTSHDVVARTRRLAATKKVGHAGTLDPMATGVLVLGVGRATRLLTYLVGADKEYTATIRLGESTLTDDAEGEVTATPGALLRAEGEEMVAGSHPFLTLEALYEAVAALSGPIEQVPSAVSAIKVGGQRSYARVRAGEDVELSARPVTIHRFEVLGEPRPSEHEGAAVLDLDVIVGCSSGTYIRALARDLGAALGTGGHLTALRRTRVGPYAIGSAHTLAELAEAVGAGADEDPPRGLPVTGLADAISALFPVRRLTDRETATVSFGKSLDPSGPGTQSGSSEPAESGAQPGSGEPADSGAQPEAFDTPTIDDPATIVAALAPDGRAIALLRDEERFGEMRARPVLVFDPA, encoded by the coding sequence GTGACGGCTGATCACGGTCTGGTCATCATCGACAAGCCCGCCGGTCTGACCAGCCACGACGTCGTCGCCCGCACTCGTCGCCTGGCGGCGACCAAGAAGGTGGGACATGCCGGCACGCTCGACCCGATGGCCACCGGTGTGCTCGTGCTCGGGGTGGGGCGTGCCACCCGGCTGCTGACCTACCTGGTGGGAGCGGACAAGGAGTACACCGCCACCATCCGGCTGGGGGAGTCGACCCTCACCGACGACGCCGAGGGCGAGGTCACCGCGACCCCCGGCGCGCTGCTGCGCGCTGAAGGTGAGGAAATGGTTGCTGGCAGCCACCCTTTTCTCACTCTCGAGGCCCTGTATGAGGCCGTCGCCGCGCTGAGCGGGCCGATCGAGCAGGTACCGTCCGCGGTCTCCGCGATCAAGGTGGGGGGCCAGCGGTCCTACGCGCGTGTCCGCGCAGGTGAGGATGTCGAGCTCAGCGCCCGGCCGGTCACCATCCATCGTTTTGAGGTGCTCGGCGAGCCGCGACCCAGCGAGCACGAGGGCGCCGCGGTGCTCGACCTCGATGTGATCGTCGGCTGTTCCTCGGGCACCTACATCCGAGCGCTGGCCCGCGATCTGGGGGCAGCGCTGGGGACCGGCGGGCATCTGACCGCGCTGCGTCGGACCCGAGTCGGTCCCTATGCCATCGGCAGCGCGCACACGCTCGCCGAACTCGCCGAGGCGGTGGGCGCGGGCGCCGACGAGGACCCCCCGCGCGGACTACCAGTGACCGGGCTGGCGGACGCCATCAGCGCGCTCTTCCCGGTCCGCCGCCTCACCGACAGGGAGACGGCCACAGTGAGCTTCGGCAAGTCCCTGGATCCCAGTGGGCCCGGCACTCAGTCCGGATCCAGCGAGCCGGCCGAGTCAGGTGCGCAGCCCGGGTCAGGCGAGCCGGCTGACTCAGGCGCGCAGCCCGAGGCGTTCGACACGCCCACGATCGACGATCCTGCCACCATCGTGGCGGCTCTGGCCCCAGACGGGCGCGCCATCGCACTGCTCCGTGACGAGGAACGCTTCGGCGAGATGCGGGCGCGTCCGGTCCTCGTCTTCGATCCCGCCTAA
- a CDS encoding YlxR family protein — MTSEQSGRHQPIRTCVGCREPSTRSVLVRVVLESAAVAVVDEAKRAPGRGAWLHPSQACLDLALRRRALGRALRTTGPLSMEAVEEWFARSLSAGAQKRDESGLEADGHPMSTQR, encoded by the coding sequence ATGACGTCCGAGCAGTCGGGGCGTCACCAGCCGATCCGCACCTGTGTGGGCTGCCGGGAACCGTCCACCAGGTCAGTTCTGGTCCGGGTGGTCCTCGAGTCCGCCGCCGTCGCGGTGGTGGATGAGGCCAAACGGGCACCAGGACGAGGAGCCTGGCTCCATCCGAGCCAGGCGTGCCTGGACCTCGCCTTGCGACGTCGTGCGCTCGGGCGGGCCCTACGAACAACGGGGCCGCTCAGCATGGAGGCCGTCGAGGAGTGGTTCGCCAGGTCCCTGAGTGCAGGGGCACAGAAACGAGACGAAAGCGGGTTGGAAGCCGATGGGCACCCGATGAGTACCCAGCGATGA